One region of Pseudobdellovibrionaceae bacterium genomic DNA includes:
- the tuf gene encoding elongation factor Tu translates to MAKEKFNRSKPHVNIGTIGHVDHGKTTLTAAITNVLAKAGKAQAMNYDQIDKSPEEKERGITISTTHVEYETDNRHYAHVDCPGHADYVKNMITGAAQMDGAILVVSAADGPMPQTREHILLARQVGVPALVVFMNKCDMVDDKELLELVELEVRELLSKYEFPGDKIPIVKGSALKALEGDTSEVGAPSVMKLMEACDTYIPEPVRAIDKTFLMPVEDVFSISGRGTVVTGRVERGVIKVNEEVEIVGIRPTTKTTVTGIEMFRKLLDEGQAGDNCGVLLRGTKKEDVERGQVLAKPGTIKPHKKFKAEAYILTKEEGGRHTPFFNGYRPQFYFRTTDVTGVVTLKAGTEMVMPGDRVEVDVELIAPIAMEKELRFAIREGGRTVGAGVVVAITE, encoded by the coding sequence ATGGCAAAAGAGAAGTTTAACCGCTCGAAGCCGCACGTGAACATCGGAACCATCGGTCACGTCGACCATGGTAAGACCACTCTCACTGCAGCAATCACCAACGTTCTGGCGAAAGCCGGTAAAGCTCAGGCGATGAACTACGATCAAATCGATAAGTCGCCCGAAGAAAAAGAGCGTGGGATCACGATCTCGACAACTCACGTCGAGTACGAAACTGACAACCGTCACTACGCACACGTCGACTGCCCCGGGCACGCCGACTACGTGAAAAACATGATCACTGGTGCAGCTCAGATGGATGGCGCGATCCTCGTCGTCTCGGCTGCGGATGGTCCGATGCCCCAGACTCGTGAGCACATCCTGCTCGCTCGTCAGGTCGGCGTTCCCGCACTGGTTGTTTTCATGAACAAGTGCGACATGGTCGATGACAAAGAACTCCTTGAGCTCGTCGAACTCGAAGTTCGCGAACTGCTCTCGAAGTACGAATTCCCCGGCGACAAGATCCCGATCGTTAAAGGTTCGGCTCTGAAAGCTCTGGAAGGCGACACTTCGGAAGTCGGTGCTCCCTCGGTCATGAAACTGATGGAAGCTTGCGATACTTACATCCCCGAGCCCGTCCGTGCGATCGACAAGACTTTCCTGATGCCCGTCGAGGACGTGTTCTCGATCTCGGGTCGTGGTACTGTCGTCACTGGCCGTGTTGAGCGTGGCGTTATTAAGGTCAACGAAGAAGTTGAAATCGTCGGTATCCGTCCCACGACTAAAACCACAGTCACTGGAATCGAAATGTTCCGTAAGCTGTTGGATGAAGGTCAAGCGGGCGATAACTGCGGCGTCCTTCTCCGTGGTACCAAAAAAGAAGACGTTGAGCGCGGACAAGTCCTCGCGAAACCCGGCACCATCAAGCCGCACAAGAAGTTCAAAGCTGAAGCGTACATCCTCACCAAAGAAGAAGGCGGACGTCACACTCCCTTCTTCAACGGATACCGTCCTCAGTTCTACTTCCGTACCACTGACGTCACTGGCGTAGTGACTCTGAAGGCGGGAACTGAAATGGTCATGCCCGGTGACCGCGTGGAAGTTGACGTTGAGCTGATTGCGCCCATCGCGATGGAAAAAGAGCTTCGCTTCGCGATCCGCGAAGGTGGCCGTACCGTCGGTGCAGGCGTCGTCGTCGCGATCACTGAGTAA